GTATTGATGGAGAATGGCTTTAGGTATATTCTTTCATTCGTCCTGCCGAACAATGGCTCTTTGGCGTTCTCAAAAATCTTTTTCATCAGGGTAAATATTGAGCCGCTCATGACCAGGTTCATTTTTGTGCGGTTCTTATATTGATCCCAAAGGTTTTGCATCTCACTGAACACTGATTTGTTGATGTTGTTGAATTCCTGAAATTCATCCAAAACCAAAGTAAAATGCTCGGTTTCCGAAATTTGGAGCAGTTGCTCAAACAATTTTGAAAAGCTTTTAAACTCCCCGGGTACAGACCGGTTGGTTTTCATAACTAATTCATCTACAAACTCCTCGCAGAGCAAAGCTTCACTTTTCCGGGTAATAAAGAAGTAAAGCATTTTTTGGTCTTTAAATGCTTCTTTGATCAGTGTAGTTTTGCCAATACGCCGCCTGCCAATGATCACTGTCATCCTCGATGATTGTTCTGCCATTTTCCGGGTTTCCTCAAATAGTTTCAGCTCAGGGTCACGGTCGTAAAATTTCATAATGTTAATCTTTAAGTAAAAAATCACTGCAAAAATAAAAAATTAATGTAATGATCATTACTGTAATGACTGTTACATTGCACGAGAAATAGCATCCACTTTAAGATCGCACTCAGCAAAGTATTAAATAGTCCCCGCCAGAAAACTCCTTAAAATAGATTTTCAACTAAGGTAGTTTTCTTGCTGATACCAGTTAGGGTGTGGTTTGAAAGAATTTCACAGTAATCCATACACATCAACCTTCCACCAAATTGCATACCCCAAAAACTATATTCTTAACTTTGCATCGTGTTTTACCGGAGAAAAATAATACTCGCTTTGCTTCAGCTGTTTGACGGACAATTGGATAAAATCCGCTTGCAGAAGCTGCTTTTCCTGTTTACCCAAAGACAGGCGAAGGCTGAATACGACTTTATCCCTTACCGCTTCGGATGTTTCTCTTATTCTGCCAATGCCGATATGACGGCAATGGTTAAACGGGGCTTTTTAAATGAAGATGAACGAACCTTTGAAAAGAAAGACAAAACCGACTATTTGAATCAACTAAAGTCAGCCGACCTGAAACTGTTACAGGAAATAAAGTTGCATTTCGGCAGAATGAGTGCGCCGGCTTTAGTGAAGCATACATACTTGAATTACCCTTTTTACGCCATTAAAAGTGAATCCGCCGAAAGTATTTTGACAAAAGAAGAGTTGGAGAGGGTGTACAAGTCGAGGCCGGAAGGAAATAGGACGGTGCTTTTTACCATTGGTTACGAGGGTATTTCGTTGGAAG
The nucleotide sequence above comes from Bacteroidales bacterium. Encoded proteins:
- a CDS encoding DUF488 domain-containing protein — protein: MFYRRKIILALLQLFDGQLDKIRLQKLLFLFTQRQAKAEYDFIPYRFGCFSYSANADMTAMVKRGFLNEDERTFEKKDKTDYLNQLKSADLKLLQEIKLHFGRMSAPALVKHTYLNYPFYAIKSESAESILTKEELERVYKSRPEGNRTVLFTIGYEGISLEEYLVRLLKNDVKVLVDVRNNPLSMKYGFSKSQLMKYCGSLGIQYVHIPEVGIQSEQRKELNTQSDYDKLFAVYCKNNLPKTTGSQIQILNLLKEHKRIALTCFEANICQCHRKHLADAISRLIGSAFDYEVKHI